From the Megalops cyprinoides isolate fMegCyp1 chromosome 21, fMegCyp1.pri, whole genome shotgun sequence genome, one window contains:
- the LOC118796291 gene encoding protein 4.1-like isoform X1, with product MTTDEAQQQKEQAQDPGPSSPQEAPAGHSPSSPPEEQPLKPRSRTSAGRGLSRLFSSFLKRSSQCSEGEGFETERADREKGEELKAPIADPEPELRIEGDPAFDQHSLSSCEIQLGPDHKTKEEEGEKGEEKDQREEEEGVEEEEGDDSVEEKDEEEEEEEEEGEDKLEDKEEEEKDIKDPTSPTPPRRPGVMNCKVTLLDNTLYECELDKHAKGQELFVRVCDHLNLLERDYYGLAIWETPSVKTWVDLTKEIRRQVQGTSCDCTFNVKFYPPDPAHLTEDITRYFLVLQLRKDILSGRLPCSFVTLALLGSYALLSELGEYDPDLHGNGYAKELRLAPGQTRELEEKMMELHRTYKSMSPAQADMMFLENAKKLAMYGVDLHPAKDLDGVDIMLGVCSGGLMVFKERLRINRFPWPKVLKISYKRSSFFIKIRPSELELYESTIGFKLPNYRASKKLWKVCVEHHTFFRLTSTEVATTPRRFLALGSKFRYSGRTQAQTRQASSMIDRPAPLFQRSASKRESRSLDGAAMTPDKSTRPISAPLIPPGPSGGGAPPPAATATPRASRQNAATPTGRTPRQEKKAEMKTERQVERSSKPEPALEVKTVARRERREKPTVTAANGERKSQHSPRPGSELVRTRKKRPKKTEADTIYIRHSNLMLEDLDRTQEGIMRHHTSISELKRSFMESVPEPRPSEWDKRLSTSSPFRTASINGQLQPGSPLVKTHTVTISDVTNAVRGDVSAMEVPIVHTETKTITYEAAQPLDSGDSGVLLSAQTITSETVSTTTTTQITKTVRGGISETRIEKRIVITGDAEIDHDQALAQAIKEAKEQHPDMSVTRVVVHQETEITPQ from the exons ATGACAACAGACgaggcacagcagcagaaggagcAGGCCCAGGACCCCGGGCCCTCATCCCCTCAGGAAGCGCCTGCGGGCCactcccccagctcccccccgGAGGAACAGCCGCTGAAACCCCGCTCCCGAACCTCAGCAGGGCGAGGCCTCTCGcgcctcttctcctccttcctcaagCGGAGCTCGCAGTGTTCCGAGGGGGAGGGGTTCGAGACGGAGAGAGCCGATCGGGAGAAAGGCGAGGAGCTCAAGGCGCCCATTGCCGACCCCGAACCCGAGCTCCGGATCGAGGGGGACCCCGCCTTCGACCAGCACTCGCTCAGCAGCTGCGAAATACAG ctgggCCCAGACCACAAGAcgaaggaggaagagggagagaagggagaggagaaggaccagagggaagaggaggaaggcgtggaggaggaggagggggacgACAGTGTTGAGGAAAAagacgaagaggaggaggaggaggaggaggaaggggaggacaaGCTAGAagacaaggaggaggaggagaaagacatAAAGGACCCCAcgtcccccacacccccgcgGCGTCCAGGGGTCATGAACTGCAAAGTCACTTTGCTGGACAACACTCTATACGAGTGTGAGCTGGAT aaacatgccaAAGGCCAGGAACTGTTTGTCAGGGTGTGTGACCATCTCAACCTGCTGGAGAGGGACTATTATGGGTTGGCAATCTGGGAGACGCCCTCCGTGAAG ACCTGGGTGGACCTCACAAAGGAGATCCGCAGACAGGTGCAAG GTACCTCCTGTGACTGTACCTTCAACGTGAAGTTCTACCCACCCGATCCGGCACACCTGACAGAGGACATCACCAG GTACTTCCTGGTCCTGCAGCTGCGTAAGGACATCCTGAGCGGCCGGCTGCCTTGCTCCTTCGTCACCCTGGCGTTGCTGGGCTCCTACGCCCTGCTGTCCGAGCTGGGCGAGTACGACCCCGATCTCCACGGTAACGGCTACGCCAAAGAGCTGCGGCTTGCTCCAGGTCAGaccagagagctggaggagaagatgATGGAGCTTCACCGCACCTACAA GTCCATGAGTCCGGCACAGGCAGATATGATGTTTCTGGAGAATGCCAAGAAACTAGCCATGTACGGGGTGGACCTTCACCCAGCCAAG GATCTGGATGGAGTTGACATCATGCTGGGCGTTTGCTCCGGTGGCCTAATGGTGTTTAAGGAGAGGCTGAGGATCAACCGCTTCCCCTGGCCCAAGGTCCTGAAGATCTCCTACAAGCGTAGCAGCTTCTTCATCAAGATCCGCCCCTCTGAG CTGGAACTTTACGAGAGCACAATCGGCTTCAAGCTGCCAAACTACAGGGCCTCCAAGAAGTTGTGGAAAGTCTGTGTGGAGCACCACACATTCTTCAG gctgacCTCCACGGAAGTGGCCACCACCCCGCGCCGGTTTTTGGCCCTGGGTTCCAAGTTCCGCTACAGCGGGCGGACCCAGGCCCAGACCCGCCAGGCCAGCTCCATGATTGACAGGCCGGCCCCCCTCTTTCAGCGCTCAGCCAGCAAGAGGGAGTCGCGCAGCCTGGATGGAG CGGCGATGACCCCAGATAAGAGCACCCGCCCCATCAGCgcccccctcatcccccccgGCCCCTCGGGGGGGggtgccccgccccctgccgCCACAGCAACCCCCCGCGCCAGCCGCCAGAACGCTGCCACGCCAACAGGCCGCACCCCCCGCCAGGAGAAGAAGGCGGAGATGAAGACGGAGAGACAGGTGGAGAGGTCCTCCAAACCAGAGCCTGCTCTGGAGGTCAAG ACGGTGGCGAGGAGAGAACGGCGGGAGAAGCCGACGGTGACGGCCGCCAACGGGGAGCGCAAGTCGCAG CATTCGCCGCGGCCGGGATCAGAGTTGGTGCGGACGAGGAAG AAAAGGCCTAAGAAAACTGAGGCGGACACCATTTATATCAGACACAGCAATCTAATGTTGGAG gatTTGGATAGGACCCAGGAGGGTATCATGAGGCACCACACCAGCATCAGCGAGCTGAAGAGGAGCTTTATGGAGTCGGTGCCAGAGCCGCGGCCCAGCGAGTGGGACAAGCGCCTGTCCACCAGCTCGCCGTTCCGCACCGCCAGCATCAACGGGCAGCTGCAGCCAGGG tCCCCACTGGTGAAAACGCACACCGTCACCATCTCCGACGTCACCAACGCCGTCCGCGGGGACGTGTCCGCCATGGAGGTCCCCATCGTGCACACGGAGACCAAAACCATCACGTATGAGGCGGCACAG CCATTGGACAGTGGGGACTCCGGAGTGCTGTTGAGCGCACAGACCATCACCTCGGAGACGGTTAGCACGACCACCACCACCCAGATCACCAAG acgGTGAGAGGAGGAATTTCTGAGACGCGTATTGAGAAGAGGATTGTCATTACAGGCGATGCGGAAATCGACCATGACCAG GCTCTAGCCCAGGCCATAAAAGAGGCAAAGGAGCAGCACCCCGACATGTCGGTCACCAGGGTGGTGGTGCACCAGGAGACGGAGATAACTCCGCAGTGA
- the LOC118796291 gene encoding protein 4.1-like isoform X2 — MTTDEAQQQKEQAQDPGPSSPQEAPAGHSPSSPPEEQPLKPRSRTSAGRGLSRLFSSFLKRSSQCSEGEGFETERADREKGEELKAPIADPEPELRIEGDPAFDQHSLSSCEIQLGPDHKTKEEEGEKGEEKDQREEEEGVEEEEGDDSVEEKDEEEEEEEEEGEDKLEDKEEEEKDIKDPTSPTPPRRPGVMNCKVTLLDNTLYECELDKHAKGQELFVRVCDHLNLLERDYYGLAIWETPSVKTWVDLTKEIRRQVQGTSCDCTFNVKFYPPDPAHLTEDITRYFLVLQLRKDILSGRLPCSFVTLALLGSYALLSELGEYDPDLHGNGYAKELRLAPGQTRELEEKMMELHRTYKSMSPAQADMMFLENAKKLAMYGVDLHPAKDLDGVDIMLGVCSGGLMVFKERLRINRFPWPKVLKISYKRSSFFIKIRPSELELYESTIGFKLPNYRASKKLWKVCVEHHTFFRLTSTEVATTPRRFLALGSKFRYSGRTQAQTRQASSMIDRPAPLFQRSASKRESRSLDGAAMTPDKSTRPISAPLIPPGPSGGGAPPPAATATPRASRQNAATPTGRTPRQEKKAEMKTERQVERSSKPEPALEVKTVARRERREKPTVTAANGERKSQKRPKKTEADTIYIRHSNLMLEDLDRTQEGIMRHHTSISELKRSFMESVPEPRPSEWDKRLSTSSPFRTASINGQLQPGSPLVKTHTVTISDVTNAVRGDVSAMEVPIVHTETKTITYEAAQPLDSGDSGVLLSAQTITSETVSTTTTTQITKTVRGGISETRIEKRIVITGDAEIDHDQALAQAIKEAKEQHPDMSVTRVVVHQETEITPQ, encoded by the exons ATGACAACAGACgaggcacagcagcagaaggagcAGGCCCAGGACCCCGGGCCCTCATCCCCTCAGGAAGCGCCTGCGGGCCactcccccagctcccccccgGAGGAACAGCCGCTGAAACCCCGCTCCCGAACCTCAGCAGGGCGAGGCCTCTCGcgcctcttctcctccttcctcaagCGGAGCTCGCAGTGTTCCGAGGGGGAGGGGTTCGAGACGGAGAGAGCCGATCGGGAGAAAGGCGAGGAGCTCAAGGCGCCCATTGCCGACCCCGAACCCGAGCTCCGGATCGAGGGGGACCCCGCCTTCGACCAGCACTCGCTCAGCAGCTGCGAAATACAG ctgggCCCAGACCACAAGAcgaaggaggaagagggagagaagggagaggagaaggaccagagggaagaggaggaaggcgtggaggaggaggagggggacgACAGTGTTGAGGAAAAagacgaagaggaggaggaggaggaggaggaaggggaggacaaGCTAGAagacaaggaggaggaggagaaagacatAAAGGACCCCAcgtcccccacacccccgcgGCGTCCAGGGGTCATGAACTGCAAAGTCACTTTGCTGGACAACACTCTATACGAGTGTGAGCTGGAT aaacatgccaAAGGCCAGGAACTGTTTGTCAGGGTGTGTGACCATCTCAACCTGCTGGAGAGGGACTATTATGGGTTGGCAATCTGGGAGACGCCCTCCGTGAAG ACCTGGGTGGACCTCACAAAGGAGATCCGCAGACAGGTGCAAG GTACCTCCTGTGACTGTACCTTCAACGTGAAGTTCTACCCACCCGATCCGGCACACCTGACAGAGGACATCACCAG GTACTTCCTGGTCCTGCAGCTGCGTAAGGACATCCTGAGCGGCCGGCTGCCTTGCTCCTTCGTCACCCTGGCGTTGCTGGGCTCCTACGCCCTGCTGTCCGAGCTGGGCGAGTACGACCCCGATCTCCACGGTAACGGCTACGCCAAAGAGCTGCGGCTTGCTCCAGGTCAGaccagagagctggaggagaagatgATGGAGCTTCACCGCACCTACAA GTCCATGAGTCCGGCACAGGCAGATATGATGTTTCTGGAGAATGCCAAGAAACTAGCCATGTACGGGGTGGACCTTCACCCAGCCAAG GATCTGGATGGAGTTGACATCATGCTGGGCGTTTGCTCCGGTGGCCTAATGGTGTTTAAGGAGAGGCTGAGGATCAACCGCTTCCCCTGGCCCAAGGTCCTGAAGATCTCCTACAAGCGTAGCAGCTTCTTCATCAAGATCCGCCCCTCTGAG CTGGAACTTTACGAGAGCACAATCGGCTTCAAGCTGCCAAACTACAGGGCCTCCAAGAAGTTGTGGAAAGTCTGTGTGGAGCACCACACATTCTTCAG gctgacCTCCACGGAAGTGGCCACCACCCCGCGCCGGTTTTTGGCCCTGGGTTCCAAGTTCCGCTACAGCGGGCGGACCCAGGCCCAGACCCGCCAGGCCAGCTCCATGATTGACAGGCCGGCCCCCCTCTTTCAGCGCTCAGCCAGCAAGAGGGAGTCGCGCAGCCTGGATGGAG CGGCGATGACCCCAGATAAGAGCACCCGCCCCATCAGCgcccccctcatcccccccgGCCCCTCGGGGGGGggtgccccgccccctgccgCCACAGCAACCCCCCGCGCCAGCCGCCAGAACGCTGCCACGCCAACAGGCCGCACCCCCCGCCAGGAGAAGAAGGCGGAGATGAAGACGGAGAGACAGGTGGAGAGGTCCTCCAAACCAGAGCCTGCTCTGGAGGTCAAG ACGGTGGCGAGGAGAGAACGGCGGGAGAAGCCGACGGTGACGGCCGCCAACGGGGAGCGCAAGTCGCAG AAAAGGCCTAAGAAAACTGAGGCGGACACCATTTATATCAGACACAGCAATCTAATGTTGGAG gatTTGGATAGGACCCAGGAGGGTATCATGAGGCACCACACCAGCATCAGCGAGCTGAAGAGGAGCTTTATGGAGTCGGTGCCAGAGCCGCGGCCCAGCGAGTGGGACAAGCGCCTGTCCACCAGCTCGCCGTTCCGCACCGCCAGCATCAACGGGCAGCTGCAGCCAGGG tCCCCACTGGTGAAAACGCACACCGTCACCATCTCCGACGTCACCAACGCCGTCCGCGGGGACGTGTCCGCCATGGAGGTCCCCATCGTGCACACGGAGACCAAAACCATCACGTATGAGGCGGCACAG CCATTGGACAGTGGGGACTCCGGAGTGCTGTTGAGCGCACAGACCATCACCTCGGAGACGGTTAGCACGACCACCACCACCCAGATCACCAAG acgGTGAGAGGAGGAATTTCTGAGACGCGTATTGAGAAGAGGATTGTCATTACAGGCGATGCGGAAATCGACCATGACCAG GCTCTAGCCCAGGCCATAAAAGAGGCAAAGGAGCAGCACCCCGACATGTCGGTCACCAGGGTGGTGGTGCACCAGGAGACGGAGATAACTCCGCAGTGA